A region from the Falco peregrinus isolate bFalPer1 chromosome 19, bFalPer1.pri, whole genome shotgun sequence genome encodes:
- the CADM3 gene encoding cell adhesion molecule 3 isoform X2: MQRDKQTLKKPLGAEETDGWKMLEKKLLACLHSCCLILVALQPESQPTTSDETVVAGGTVVLKCQVEDPDDSSLQWSNPAQQTLYFGEKRALRDNRIQLERSTPNELTISISDVVLSDEGEYTCSIFTMPVRTAKALVTVLGIPQKPQIFGHEQPIDEEKIARLTCRSSGSKPAAQLRWKKGNKELKDEGTEVVEDPNGKTFTVSSRVEFRVTKEDNEAEVTCTVDHESLQNSERSTTQKLQVHYKPTAKIEPHPQYPREGEKLQLQCDGQGNPIPREFLWEKEGSDVPLQLSSDSVLIFPFLNKSDSGTYVCTATSSMGSVVAKYNLDVSDFSQLPTPHVHSTPAPPPGPSQSISHASMATASSFTPAPIQDASPVPSTSSTYHAVIGGVVAVIVFLLLSLLIVLGHYLIRHKGMCIRHGEMVTSRHRQNSAKVMCTYLTHEAKGSDDAPDADTAIINAEGGQAGGDDKKEYFI, encoded by the exons AGAGCCAGCCCACAACGTCAGATGAGACTGTGGTGGCCGGTGGTACAGTGGTGCTAAAGTGCCAGGTGGAGGATCCTGATGACTCCTCGTTGCAGTGGTCCAACCCTGCCCAGCAGACCCTCTACTTCGGGGAGAAACGAG ccctgcgcGATAACAGGATCCAGCTGGAGAGGTCCACACCCAATGAACTGACCATCAGCATCAGTGATGTAGTGCTGTCGGATGAGGGGGAATACACCTGCTCCATCTTCACCATGCCTGTACGGACTGCAAAGGCTCTGGTCACTGTGCTGG GAATCCCCCAGAAACCCCAAATCTTCGGCCATGAGCAGCCCATTGATGAGGAGAAGATAGCCCGGCTGACCTGCCGGTCCTCTGGCAGCAAGCCCGCAGCCCAGCTCCGGTGGAAGAAGGGCAACAAGGAGCTGAAGG ATGAAGGCACCGAGGTGGTGGAGGACCCCAATGGAAAGACCTTCACAGTGAGCAGTCGGGTGGAGTTCCGTGTCACCAAGGAGGACAATGAAGCTGAGGTGACTTGCACTGTGGACCATGAGTCCCTGCAGAACTCTGAGAGGTCGACCACGCAGAAGCTGCAGGTTCACT ACAAGCCAACAGCGAAGATCGAGCCGCATCCCCAGTACCCACGGGAAGGCGAGAAGCTCCAGCTGCAGTGCGATGGGCAGGGCAACCCCAT cccccgGGAGTTCCTGTGGGAGAAGGAGGGCAGTGACGTGCCCCTGCAGCTGAGCTCCGACAGTGTCCTCATCTTCCCCTTCCTCAACAAGAGCGACAGTGGCACTTACGTCTGCACAGCCACCAGCTCCATGGGCAGTGTTGTGGCCAAGTACAACCTCGATGTTAGCG ATTTTTCCCAGCTCCCCACCCCACATGTTCACTCCACTCCAGCCCCTCCGCCAGGCCCTTCCCAGTCCATCTCTCATGCTTCCATGGCCACCGCTTCATCCTTCACTCCAGCTCCCATCCAAG ATGCCAGCCCGGTGCCCTCGACCTCCAGCACATACCATGCGGTGATTGGCGGGGTGGTTGCTGTTATTGTCTTCCTACTGCTCAGTCTTCTCATCGTTTTGGGACACTACCTGATCAGACACAAAG GTATGTGCATAAGACACGGGGAGATGGTCACATCCAGACATCGGCAAAACTCAGCAAAGGTGATGT GTACCTACCTGACCCACGAGGCCAAGGGGTCAGACGATGCCCCAGACGCCGACACAGCCATCATCAATGCAGAGGGTGGCCAAGCTGGTGGCGATGACAAGAAGGAGTATTTCATCTAG
- the CADM3 gene encoding cell adhesion molecule 3 isoform X4, translating into MQRDKQTLKKPLGAEETDGWKMLEKKLLACLHSCCLILVALQPESQPTTSDETVVAGGTVVLKCQVEDPDDSSLQWSNPAQQTLYFGEKRALRDNRIQLERSTPNELTISISDVVLSDEGEYTCSIFTMPVRTAKALVTVLGIPQKPQIFGHEQPIDEEKIARLTCRSSGSKPAAQLRWKKGNKELKDEGTEVVEDPNGKTFTVSSRVEFRVTKEDNEAEVTCTVDHESLQNSERSTTQKLQVHYKPTAKIEPHPQYPREGEKLQLQCDGQGNPIPREFLWEKEGSDVPLQLSSDSVLIFPFLNKSDSGTYVCTATSSMGSVVAKYNLDVSDFSQLPTPHVHSTPAPPPGPSQSISHASMATASSFTPAPIQDASPVPSTSSTYHAVIGGVVAVIVFLLLSLLIVLGHYLIRHKGTYLTHEAKGSDDAPDADTAIINAEGGQAGGDDKKEYFI; encoded by the exons AGAGCCAGCCCACAACGTCAGATGAGACTGTGGTGGCCGGTGGTACAGTGGTGCTAAAGTGCCAGGTGGAGGATCCTGATGACTCCTCGTTGCAGTGGTCCAACCCTGCCCAGCAGACCCTCTACTTCGGGGAGAAACGAG ccctgcgcGATAACAGGATCCAGCTGGAGAGGTCCACACCCAATGAACTGACCATCAGCATCAGTGATGTAGTGCTGTCGGATGAGGGGGAATACACCTGCTCCATCTTCACCATGCCTGTACGGACTGCAAAGGCTCTGGTCACTGTGCTGG GAATCCCCCAGAAACCCCAAATCTTCGGCCATGAGCAGCCCATTGATGAGGAGAAGATAGCCCGGCTGACCTGCCGGTCCTCTGGCAGCAAGCCCGCAGCCCAGCTCCGGTGGAAGAAGGGCAACAAGGAGCTGAAGG ATGAAGGCACCGAGGTGGTGGAGGACCCCAATGGAAAGACCTTCACAGTGAGCAGTCGGGTGGAGTTCCGTGTCACCAAGGAGGACAATGAAGCTGAGGTGACTTGCACTGTGGACCATGAGTCCCTGCAGAACTCTGAGAGGTCGACCACGCAGAAGCTGCAGGTTCACT ACAAGCCAACAGCGAAGATCGAGCCGCATCCCCAGTACCCACGGGAAGGCGAGAAGCTCCAGCTGCAGTGCGATGGGCAGGGCAACCCCAT cccccgGGAGTTCCTGTGGGAGAAGGAGGGCAGTGACGTGCCCCTGCAGCTGAGCTCCGACAGTGTCCTCATCTTCCCCTTCCTCAACAAGAGCGACAGTGGCACTTACGTCTGCACAGCCACCAGCTCCATGGGCAGTGTTGTGGCCAAGTACAACCTCGATGTTAGCG ATTTTTCCCAGCTCCCCACCCCACATGTTCACTCCACTCCAGCCCCTCCGCCAGGCCCTTCCCAGTCCATCTCTCATGCTTCCATGGCCACCGCTTCATCCTTCACTCCAGCTCCCATCCAAG ATGCCAGCCCGGTGCCCTCGACCTCCAGCACATACCATGCGGTGATTGGCGGGGTGGTTGCTGTTATTGTCTTCCTACTGCTCAGTCTTCTCATCGTTTTGGGACACTACCTGATCAGACACAAAG GTACCTACCTGACCCACGAGGCCAAGGGGTCAGACGATGCCCCAGACGCCGACACAGCCATCATCAATGCAGAGGGTGGCCAAGCTGGTGGCGATGACAAGAAGGAGTATTTCATCTAG
- the CADM3 gene encoding cell adhesion molecule 3 isoform X7, protein MQRDKQTLKKPLGAEETDGWKMLEKKLLACLHSCCLILVALQPESQPTTSDETVVAGGTVVLKCQVEDPDDSSLQWSNPAQQTLYFGEKRALRDNRIQLERSTPNELTISISDVVLSDEGEYTCSIFTMPVRTAKALVTVLGIPQKPQIFGHEQPIDEEKIARLTCRSSGSKPAAQLRWKKGNKELKDEGTEVVEDPNGKTFTVSSRVEFRVTKEDNEAEVTCTVDHESLQNSERSTTQKLQVHYKPTAKIEPHPQYPREGEKLQLQCDGQGNPIPREFLWEKEGSDVPLQLSSDSVLIFPFLNKSDSGTYVCTATSSMGSVVAKYNLDVSDASPVPSTSSTYHAVIGGVVAVIVFLLLSLLIVLGHYLIRHKGMCIRHGEMVTSRHRQNSAKVMCTYLTHEAKGSDDAPDADTAIINAEGGQAGGDDKKEYFI, encoded by the exons AGAGCCAGCCCACAACGTCAGATGAGACTGTGGTGGCCGGTGGTACAGTGGTGCTAAAGTGCCAGGTGGAGGATCCTGATGACTCCTCGTTGCAGTGGTCCAACCCTGCCCAGCAGACCCTCTACTTCGGGGAGAAACGAG ccctgcgcGATAACAGGATCCAGCTGGAGAGGTCCACACCCAATGAACTGACCATCAGCATCAGTGATGTAGTGCTGTCGGATGAGGGGGAATACACCTGCTCCATCTTCACCATGCCTGTACGGACTGCAAAGGCTCTGGTCACTGTGCTGG GAATCCCCCAGAAACCCCAAATCTTCGGCCATGAGCAGCCCATTGATGAGGAGAAGATAGCCCGGCTGACCTGCCGGTCCTCTGGCAGCAAGCCCGCAGCCCAGCTCCGGTGGAAGAAGGGCAACAAGGAGCTGAAGG ATGAAGGCACCGAGGTGGTGGAGGACCCCAATGGAAAGACCTTCACAGTGAGCAGTCGGGTGGAGTTCCGTGTCACCAAGGAGGACAATGAAGCTGAGGTGACTTGCACTGTGGACCATGAGTCCCTGCAGAACTCTGAGAGGTCGACCACGCAGAAGCTGCAGGTTCACT ACAAGCCAACAGCGAAGATCGAGCCGCATCCCCAGTACCCACGGGAAGGCGAGAAGCTCCAGCTGCAGTGCGATGGGCAGGGCAACCCCAT cccccgGGAGTTCCTGTGGGAGAAGGAGGGCAGTGACGTGCCCCTGCAGCTGAGCTCCGACAGTGTCCTCATCTTCCCCTTCCTCAACAAGAGCGACAGTGGCACTTACGTCTGCACAGCCACCAGCTCCATGGGCAGTGTTGTGGCCAAGTACAACCTCGATGTTAGCG ATGCCAGCCCGGTGCCCTCGACCTCCAGCACATACCATGCGGTGATTGGCGGGGTGGTTGCTGTTATTGTCTTCCTACTGCTCAGTCTTCTCATCGTTTTGGGACACTACCTGATCAGACACAAAG GTATGTGCATAAGACACGGGGAGATGGTCACATCCAGACATCGGCAAAACTCAGCAAAGGTGATGT GTACCTACCTGACCCACGAGGCCAAGGGGTCAGACGATGCCCCAGACGCCGACACAGCCATCATCAATGCAGAGGGTGGCCAAGCTGGTGGCGATGACAAGAAGGAGTATTTCATCTAG
- the CADM3 gene encoding cell adhesion molecule 3 isoform X6, which produces MQRDKQTLKKPLGAEETDGWKMLEKKLLACLHSCCLILVALQPESQPTTSDETVVAGGTVVLKCQVEDPDDSSLQWSNPAQQTLYFGEKRALRDNRIQLERSTPNELTISISDVVLSDEGEYTCSIFTMPVRTAKALVTVLGIPQKPQIFGHEQPIDEEKIARLTCRSSGSKPAAQLRWKKGNKELKDEGTEVVEDPNGKTFTVSSRVEFRVTKEDNEAEVTCTVDHESLQNSERSTTQKLQVHYKPTAKIEPHPQYPREGEKLQLQCDGQGNPIPREFLWEKEGSDVPLQLSSDSVLIFPFLNKSDSGTYVCTATSSMGSVVAKYNLDVSDFSQLPTPHVHSTPAPPPGPSQSISHASMATASSFTPAPIQDASPVPSTSSTYHAVIGGVVAVIVFLLLSLLIVLGHYLIRHKGMCIRHGEMVTSRHRQNSAKVPT; this is translated from the exons AGAGCCAGCCCACAACGTCAGATGAGACTGTGGTGGCCGGTGGTACAGTGGTGCTAAAGTGCCAGGTGGAGGATCCTGATGACTCCTCGTTGCAGTGGTCCAACCCTGCCCAGCAGACCCTCTACTTCGGGGAGAAACGAG ccctgcgcGATAACAGGATCCAGCTGGAGAGGTCCACACCCAATGAACTGACCATCAGCATCAGTGATGTAGTGCTGTCGGATGAGGGGGAATACACCTGCTCCATCTTCACCATGCCTGTACGGACTGCAAAGGCTCTGGTCACTGTGCTGG GAATCCCCCAGAAACCCCAAATCTTCGGCCATGAGCAGCCCATTGATGAGGAGAAGATAGCCCGGCTGACCTGCCGGTCCTCTGGCAGCAAGCCCGCAGCCCAGCTCCGGTGGAAGAAGGGCAACAAGGAGCTGAAGG ATGAAGGCACCGAGGTGGTGGAGGACCCCAATGGAAAGACCTTCACAGTGAGCAGTCGGGTGGAGTTCCGTGTCACCAAGGAGGACAATGAAGCTGAGGTGACTTGCACTGTGGACCATGAGTCCCTGCAGAACTCTGAGAGGTCGACCACGCAGAAGCTGCAGGTTCACT ACAAGCCAACAGCGAAGATCGAGCCGCATCCCCAGTACCCACGGGAAGGCGAGAAGCTCCAGCTGCAGTGCGATGGGCAGGGCAACCCCAT cccccgGGAGTTCCTGTGGGAGAAGGAGGGCAGTGACGTGCCCCTGCAGCTGAGCTCCGACAGTGTCCTCATCTTCCCCTTCCTCAACAAGAGCGACAGTGGCACTTACGTCTGCACAGCCACCAGCTCCATGGGCAGTGTTGTGGCCAAGTACAACCTCGATGTTAGCG ATTTTTCCCAGCTCCCCACCCCACATGTTCACTCCACTCCAGCCCCTCCGCCAGGCCCTTCCCAGTCCATCTCTCATGCTTCCATGGCCACCGCTTCATCCTTCACTCCAGCTCCCATCCAAG ATGCCAGCCCGGTGCCCTCGACCTCCAGCACATACCATGCGGTGATTGGCGGGGTGGTTGCTGTTATTGTCTTCCTACTGCTCAGTCTTCTCATCGTTTTGGGACACTACCTGATCAGACACAAAG GTATGTGCATAAGACACGGGGAGATGGTCACATCCAGACATCGGCAAAACTCAGCAAAG GTACCTACCTGA
- the CADM3 gene encoding cell adhesion molecule 3 isoform X3 encodes MLPLGFLLLLACLSAARGNLSRDESQPTTSDETVVAGGTVVLKCQVEDPDDSSLQWSNPAQQTLYFGEKRALRDNRIQLERSTPNELTISISDVVLSDEGEYTCSIFTMPVRTAKALVTVLGIPQKPQIFGHEQPIDEEKIARLTCRSSGSKPAAQLRWKKGNKELKDEGTEVVEDPNGKTFTVSSRVEFRVTKEDNEAEVTCTVDHESLQNSERSTTQKLQVHYKPTAKIEPHPQYPREGEKLQLQCDGQGNPIPREFLWEKEGSDVPLQLSSDSVLIFPFLNKSDSGTYVCTATSSMGSVVAKYNLDVSDFSQLPTPHVHSTPAPPPGPSQSISHASMATASSFTPAPIQDASPVPSTSSTYHAVIGGVVAVIVFLLLSLLIVLGHYLIRHKEKPSAASVSCLGLGDAVLAPTPRWRCPCESLEMDSTRWKQLLPLISISPSWFGTQCPRIARATAPVCA; translated from the exons AGAGCCAGCCCACAACGTCAGATGAGACTGTGGTGGCCGGTGGTACAGTGGTGCTAAAGTGCCAGGTGGAGGATCCTGATGACTCCTCGTTGCAGTGGTCCAACCCTGCCCAGCAGACCCTCTACTTCGGGGAGAAACGAG ccctgcgcGATAACAGGATCCAGCTGGAGAGGTCCACACCCAATGAACTGACCATCAGCATCAGTGATGTAGTGCTGTCGGATGAGGGGGAATACACCTGCTCCATCTTCACCATGCCTGTACGGACTGCAAAGGCTCTGGTCACTGTGCTGG GAATCCCCCAGAAACCCCAAATCTTCGGCCATGAGCAGCCCATTGATGAGGAGAAGATAGCCCGGCTGACCTGCCGGTCCTCTGGCAGCAAGCCCGCAGCCCAGCTCCGGTGGAAGAAGGGCAACAAGGAGCTGAAGG ATGAAGGCACCGAGGTGGTGGAGGACCCCAATGGAAAGACCTTCACAGTGAGCAGTCGGGTGGAGTTCCGTGTCACCAAGGAGGACAATGAAGCTGAGGTGACTTGCACTGTGGACCATGAGTCCCTGCAGAACTCTGAGAGGTCGACCACGCAGAAGCTGCAGGTTCACT ACAAGCCAACAGCGAAGATCGAGCCGCATCCCCAGTACCCACGGGAAGGCGAGAAGCTCCAGCTGCAGTGCGATGGGCAGGGCAACCCCAT cccccgGGAGTTCCTGTGGGAGAAGGAGGGCAGTGACGTGCCCCTGCAGCTGAGCTCCGACAGTGTCCTCATCTTCCCCTTCCTCAACAAGAGCGACAGTGGCACTTACGTCTGCACAGCCACCAGCTCCATGGGCAGTGTTGTGGCCAAGTACAACCTCGATGTTAGCG ATTTTTCCCAGCTCCCCACCCCACATGTTCACTCCACTCCAGCCCCTCCGCCAGGCCCTTCCCAGTCCATCTCTCATGCTTCCATGGCCACCGCTTCATCCTTCACTCCAGCTCCCATCCAAG ATGCCAGCCCGGTGCCCTCGACCTCCAGCACATACCATGCGGTGATTGGCGGGGTGGTTGCTGTTATTGTCTTCCTACTGCTCAGTCTTCTCATCGTTTTGGGACACTACCTGATCAGACACAAAG AGAAACCCAGCGCAGCCAGTGTCAGCTGTCTTGGGTTGGGGGATGCTGTGCTGGCACCTACCCCGCGTTGGAGATGTCCCTGTGAGTCCTTGGAGATGGACAGCACCAGGTGGAAGCAGCTCCTACCCCTTATCTCCATCTCTCCTTCATGGTTTGGTACCCAGTGCCCCAGGATTGCCCGTGCCACTGCCCCTGTCTGTGCCTGA
- the CADM3 gene encoding cell adhesion molecule 3 isoform X1 has protein sequence MQRDKQTLKKPLGAEETDGWKMLEKKLLACLHSCCLILVALQPESQPTTSDETVVAGGTVVLKCQVEDPDDSSLQWSNPAQQTLYFGEKRALRDNRIQLERSTPNELTISISDVVLSDEGEYTCSIFTMPVRTAKALVTVLGIPQKPQIFGHEQPIDEEKIARLTCRSSGSKPAAQLRWKKGNKELKDEGTEVVEDPNGKTFTVSSRVEFRVTKEDNEAEVTCTVDHESLQNSERSTTQKLQVHYKPTAKIEPHPQYPREGEKLQLQCDGQGNPIPREFLWEKEGSDVPLQLSSDSVLIFPFLNKSDSGTYVCTATSSMGSVVAKYNLDVSDFSQLPTPHVHSTPAPPPGPSQSISHASMATASSFTPAPIQDASPVPSTSSTYHAVIGGVVAVIVFLLLSLLIVLGHYLIRHKEKPSAASVSCLGLGDAVLAPTPRWRCPCESLEMDSTRWKQLLPLISISPSWFGTQCPRIARATAPVCA, from the exons AGAGCCAGCCCACAACGTCAGATGAGACTGTGGTGGCCGGTGGTACAGTGGTGCTAAAGTGCCAGGTGGAGGATCCTGATGACTCCTCGTTGCAGTGGTCCAACCCTGCCCAGCAGACCCTCTACTTCGGGGAGAAACGAG ccctgcgcGATAACAGGATCCAGCTGGAGAGGTCCACACCCAATGAACTGACCATCAGCATCAGTGATGTAGTGCTGTCGGATGAGGGGGAATACACCTGCTCCATCTTCACCATGCCTGTACGGACTGCAAAGGCTCTGGTCACTGTGCTGG GAATCCCCCAGAAACCCCAAATCTTCGGCCATGAGCAGCCCATTGATGAGGAGAAGATAGCCCGGCTGACCTGCCGGTCCTCTGGCAGCAAGCCCGCAGCCCAGCTCCGGTGGAAGAAGGGCAACAAGGAGCTGAAGG ATGAAGGCACCGAGGTGGTGGAGGACCCCAATGGAAAGACCTTCACAGTGAGCAGTCGGGTGGAGTTCCGTGTCACCAAGGAGGACAATGAAGCTGAGGTGACTTGCACTGTGGACCATGAGTCCCTGCAGAACTCTGAGAGGTCGACCACGCAGAAGCTGCAGGTTCACT ACAAGCCAACAGCGAAGATCGAGCCGCATCCCCAGTACCCACGGGAAGGCGAGAAGCTCCAGCTGCAGTGCGATGGGCAGGGCAACCCCAT cccccgGGAGTTCCTGTGGGAGAAGGAGGGCAGTGACGTGCCCCTGCAGCTGAGCTCCGACAGTGTCCTCATCTTCCCCTTCCTCAACAAGAGCGACAGTGGCACTTACGTCTGCACAGCCACCAGCTCCATGGGCAGTGTTGTGGCCAAGTACAACCTCGATGTTAGCG ATTTTTCCCAGCTCCCCACCCCACATGTTCACTCCACTCCAGCCCCTCCGCCAGGCCCTTCCCAGTCCATCTCTCATGCTTCCATGGCCACCGCTTCATCCTTCACTCCAGCTCCCATCCAAG ATGCCAGCCCGGTGCCCTCGACCTCCAGCACATACCATGCGGTGATTGGCGGGGTGGTTGCTGTTATTGTCTTCCTACTGCTCAGTCTTCTCATCGTTTTGGGACACTACCTGATCAGACACAAAG AGAAACCCAGCGCAGCCAGTGTCAGCTGTCTTGGGTTGGGGGATGCTGTGCTGGCACCTACCCCGCGTTGGAGATGTCCCTGTGAGTCCTTGGAGATGGACAGCACCAGGTGGAAGCAGCTCCTACCCCTTATCTCCATCTCTCCTTCATGGTTTGGTACCCAGTGCCCCAGGATTGCCCGTGCCACTGCCCCTGTCTGTGCCTGA
- the CADM3 gene encoding cell adhesion molecule 3 isoform X5 → MQRDKQTLKKPLGAEETDGWKMLEKKLLACLHSCCLILVALQPESQPTTSDETVVAGGTVVLKCQVEDPDDSSLQWSNPAQQTLYFGEKRALRDNRIQLERSTPNELTISISDVVLSDEGEYTCSIFTMPVRTAKALVTVLGIPQKPQIFGHEQPIDEEKIARLTCRSSGSKPAAQLRWKKGNKELKDEGTEVVEDPNGKTFTVSSRVEFRVTKEDNEAEVTCTVDHESLQNSERSTTQKLQVHYKPTAKIEPHPQYPREGEKLQLQCDGQGNPIPREFLWEKEGSDVPLQLSSDSVLIFPFLNKSDSGTYVCTATSSMGSVVAKYNLDVSDASPVPSTSSTYHAVIGGVVAVIVFLLLSLLIVLGHYLIRHKEKPSAASVSCLGLGDAVLAPTPRWRCPCESLEMDSTRWKQLLPLISISPSWFGTQCPRIARATAPVCA, encoded by the exons AGAGCCAGCCCACAACGTCAGATGAGACTGTGGTGGCCGGTGGTACAGTGGTGCTAAAGTGCCAGGTGGAGGATCCTGATGACTCCTCGTTGCAGTGGTCCAACCCTGCCCAGCAGACCCTCTACTTCGGGGAGAAACGAG ccctgcgcGATAACAGGATCCAGCTGGAGAGGTCCACACCCAATGAACTGACCATCAGCATCAGTGATGTAGTGCTGTCGGATGAGGGGGAATACACCTGCTCCATCTTCACCATGCCTGTACGGACTGCAAAGGCTCTGGTCACTGTGCTGG GAATCCCCCAGAAACCCCAAATCTTCGGCCATGAGCAGCCCATTGATGAGGAGAAGATAGCCCGGCTGACCTGCCGGTCCTCTGGCAGCAAGCCCGCAGCCCAGCTCCGGTGGAAGAAGGGCAACAAGGAGCTGAAGG ATGAAGGCACCGAGGTGGTGGAGGACCCCAATGGAAAGACCTTCACAGTGAGCAGTCGGGTGGAGTTCCGTGTCACCAAGGAGGACAATGAAGCTGAGGTGACTTGCACTGTGGACCATGAGTCCCTGCAGAACTCTGAGAGGTCGACCACGCAGAAGCTGCAGGTTCACT ACAAGCCAACAGCGAAGATCGAGCCGCATCCCCAGTACCCACGGGAAGGCGAGAAGCTCCAGCTGCAGTGCGATGGGCAGGGCAACCCCAT cccccgGGAGTTCCTGTGGGAGAAGGAGGGCAGTGACGTGCCCCTGCAGCTGAGCTCCGACAGTGTCCTCATCTTCCCCTTCCTCAACAAGAGCGACAGTGGCACTTACGTCTGCACAGCCACCAGCTCCATGGGCAGTGTTGTGGCCAAGTACAACCTCGATGTTAGCG ATGCCAGCCCGGTGCCCTCGACCTCCAGCACATACCATGCGGTGATTGGCGGGGTGGTTGCTGTTATTGTCTTCCTACTGCTCAGTCTTCTCATCGTTTTGGGACACTACCTGATCAGACACAAAG AGAAACCCAGCGCAGCCAGTGTCAGCTGTCTTGGGTTGGGGGATGCTGTGCTGGCACCTACCCCGCGTTGGAGATGTCCCTGTGAGTCCTTGGAGATGGACAGCACCAGGTGGAAGCAGCTCCTACCCCTTATCTCCATCTCTCCTTCATGGTTTGGTACCCAGTGCCCCAGGATTGCCCGTGCCACTGCCCCTGTCTGTGCCTGA